In Macrobrachium nipponense isolate FS-2020 chromosome 15, ASM1510439v2, whole genome shotgun sequence, a single genomic region encodes these proteins:
- the LOC135226851 gene encoding pro-resilin-like, producing the protein MFSKTTLLVLGLVAMVAADSFESFEYAPRRRGSSEESYESSEARYNFNWAVDHDPSSNEFGHQETRDGDDTQGSYYVQLPDGRLQTVKYFVDGDSGYVAEVNYEGSASFESGSAESNERPRYYYGSNESK; encoded by the exons ATGTTCTCCAAG aCTACCCTTCTAGTCCTCGGCCTTGTAGCCATGGTGGCTGCTGACAGCTTCGAGTCCTTTGAATATGCTCCACGAAGGAGG GGATCTTCCGAGGAGTCCTACGAATCCAGCGAGGCCCGTTACAACTTCAACTGGGCTGTCGACCACGATCCCTCCAGCAACGAATTCGGACACCAGGAAACCCGTGACGGAGACGACACTCAGGGATCCTACTACGTCCAGCTCCCCGACGGTCGTCTGCAGACTGTCAAGTACTTCGTCGACGGAGACTCAGGCTACGTGGCTGAGGTCAACTACGAAGGAAGCGCCTCCTTCGAGTCAGGCTCCGCTGAATCCAACGAGAGGCCAAGATACTACTACGGCTCCAACGAGTCCAAATAG
- the LOC135226852 gene encoding pro-resilin-like, producing the protein MNKAILLLLGLAALVAADSRESFEYAPRRGSSEESYESSEAHYNFNWAVDHDPSSNEFGHQETRDGDDTQGSYYVELPDGRLQTVKYFVDGDSGYVAEVNYAGSASAESGSAESFERPRYRYDSNESK; encoded by the exons ATGAATAAG GCAATTCTTTTACTCTTGGGTCTGGCAGCACTTGTTGCTGCAGACAGCAGGGAATCCTTCGAATATGCCCCACGAAGG GGATCCTCCGAAGAATCATACGAATCCAGCGAGGCCCATTACAACTTCAACTGGGCCGTCGACCACGACCCTTCCAGCAACGAATTCGGACACCAGGAAACCCGTGACGGAGACGACACTCAGGGATCCTACTACGTCGAACTCCCCGACGGTCGTCTGCAGACTGTCAAGTATTTCGTCGACGGAGACTCAGGCTACGTGGCTGAGGTCAACTACGCAGGAAGCGCCTCAGCCGAGTCAGGCTCCGCTGAGTCCTTCGAGAGGCCCAGATACCGCTATGACTCCAACGAGTCCAAGTAA
- the LOC135226853 gene encoding pro-resilin-like, producing MNSKVLLVVLGLAALVAADSRESFEYAPRRGSSEESYESSEAHYNFNWAVDHDPSSNEFGHQETRDGDDTQGSYYVELPDGRLQTVKYFVDGDSGYVAEVNYEGSASAESGSAESFERPRYRYDSNESK from the exons ATGAACTCAAAG gtACTTCTCGTAGTCTTGGGCCTGGCTGCCCTCGTAGCAGCTGACAGCAGGGAATCTTTCGAATATGCCCCACGAAGG GGATCCTCCGAGGAGTCCTACGAATCCAGCGAGGCCCATTACAACTTCAACTGGGCCGTCGACCACGACCCTTCCAGCAACGAATTCGGACACCAGGAAACCCGTGACGGAGACGACACTCAGGGATCCTACTACGTCGAACTCCCCGATGGTCGTCTGCAGACTGTCAAGTATTTCGTCGACGGAGACTCAGGCTACGTAGCTGAGGTCAACTACGAAGGAAGCGCATCAGCCGAGTCAGGCTCCGCTGAGTCCTTCGAGAGGCCACGATACCGCTACGACTCCAACGAGTCCAAATAA